GACCGATGAGATAGCGGTCGAGGAGCGTGCCGACCTCGGCGGCATCGGCAGCTCCCGCGGTGAACGGCCCCTCAGGGGTGCCGGATCGACTGAAATGGCTTGTGGTCATATTCGAGTTTTGCTGAGCGCGCGGCCGCAGGCCAACCCCGCCTGTAGCTGATCTGACGTATCTGTCAAATCTCTGTAGCGGCGTCTCTTTACCCCACGAGATGACCCGGGCAACACTGGAGAAACCCCAGCCGGAAGAGGGCAGATGGAAAACTTCAATGCGGACGTGATCATCGTAGGCGGCGGCCCCACGGGGCTCATGCTGGCAGGAGAACTGGGTCTCAACGGGGTGTCGTCGATTGTTCTGGAGCGGCTCACTGAGCCGATTCGGCAGTCACGTGCCCTCGGCTTCTCGGCGCGCACCATCGAGGAATTCGACCAGCGCGGACTGCTGTCGCGACTCGGCGATGTTCAGGTCATTCCCGTCGGTCATTTCGGCGGGGTCCCCCTCGACTACCGCGTGGTCGAGGGAGGTTCGTACGGAGCGCGCGGAATACCCCAGTCGCGCACCGAGGCCATGCTGGGCGGGTGGGCCGCGGAACAGGGCGCCGAGGTGCGCCGCGGCCACACGGTCACCGGACTCGACAGCGACGACCAGGGCGTCACCGTGGCGTTCGACACCGCCGAGGGGCCGAGCAGCCTGCGCGCCCGCTACGTGGTGGGCTGCGACGGCGGCCGCAGCACCGTCCGGCGGCTGGCCGGCATCGACTTCCCCGGCACCGACGCGGCCATCGAACTGCGCCTCGCCGACGTGTCCGGCGTCCAGCTGCGGCCGCGCTTCAGCGGCGAGCGGGTGCCGGGCGGGATGGTCATGGTGCTGCCGCTCGGCCCGGACCACAACCGCATCGTCTACTACGACCGCGCCGAACCGCTGCGCGAGAGCCGGGAGCCGCTCGCCTTCGACGAGGTCGCCGAGGCCTTCGAGCGGCTGACCGGCGAGGACATCCACGAGGCCAAGCCCCTGTGGGTCAGCTCGACCACCGACGCCAGCCGCCAGGCCGCCGAGTACCGGCGCGGGCGCGTGTTCCTGGCCGGCGACGCGGCGCACATCCACCTCCCCATCGGTGCCCAGGGGATGAGCGCGGGCGTCCAGGACGCGGTCAACCTCGGCTGGAAGCTCGCCCTCGACATCAAGGGCAAGGCCCCCGAGGGGCTGCTCGACACGTACCACAGCGAGCGGCACCCGGTCGGCGCCCGCATCCTGGCCAACACCCTCGCCCAGCGCTTCCTCTACCTCGGAGGAGACGAGATCAAGCCGCTGCTCGACGTGTTCACCGAGCTGACGGCGTACGAGGACGTCCAGCGCCACCTCGTCGGGATGGTCACCGGCCTGGACATCCGCCACGAGGTCGGCCCCGGCGACCACCCGCTGCTCGGCCGGCGCCTGGACAACCAGGAGGTGGTGCTCAAGGACAGGAAGACCACCAACTTCGAGCTGCTGCACCCCGGCCGCGGCGTGCTGTTCGACCTCGCGGACGACCCCGAGCTGCGTCGTATCGGCGCGGGCTGGGCGGACCGGGTGGACACGGTCACCGCCGACCGCCACAACTGCGACATCCCGCTGGACGGCTTCCTGGTCCGCCCCGACGGATACGTCGCCTGGGTCTCCACCGCGGGCTCCCGCGAGCAGGGGCTCACCGACGCCCTCGCCCGCTGGTTCGGCCCGGCCGCCTGAGAACCGACTCCCTTTCCGCCAGTTCCCTCCTGAAACGGAAGAGCATCCCATGCCCAACATCGCCACCGAAGACCGTCACCTGACCGTCCTCAACCTGTTCAGCACGGACGCGGCCGAGAAGCAGACGCGCCTGCTCGGAGCGATGCGGGAGATCGTCGACGCCGCGGCCTACCCCGGCTGGATCTCCAGCACCGTGCACAGCGGCCAGGACAGGTTCGGCACCGCCAACTTCATCCAGTGGCGCAGCGGCGAGGACCTGGAGAAGCGCTACGCGGGCGACGAGTTCCAGCACCGCACGTGGCCGCTCTTCTCCGAGATCACCACGTCGATCCGGCTGCTGCAGACCGAGATCGCCTTCGCCCAGCGGCACCCCTCGCTGGGCGGTGTCACGGAGATCTCGCCCGACCGGGACGACTACACGGTCATCGAGGTCTTCCTGGTGGCGGACGAGAACCAGGCCGACCTGGTCGAGGCCCTGGGCCAGGACCAGGAGTGGCTGGTCGACGTGGAGGGCTACCGCTCCCACAGCGTGCTGCGCGGCCTCGCGGCACGCGGGGTCGAGGGCGCCTTCGTCGTCGCCTACTCGCAGTGGAACGACAAGGAGTCGTACGACGCGTTCCGGGCGGTACCGACCGCCGAGCAGCCGGCCGCCCGGCAGAAGGCGCAGGCCCGCGTCGACTCCCTCGCGACCTCCAGCGACTGGAACTCGTACCGCGTGGTCCACACGCGGTCCGCGGGCAAGTAACCGGCGCGCCGGCGGCGGGACTTCCCGCTCGGCCCGGCGGACGGACGCACGACAGAAAGACGCGGACACGTGAAGACGCGCACACGTAAAGGCGCGGACACGTGAAGACGCGGGCATGGAAAGACCGGACCCCGACAAGGCTTCTCTTGTCGGGGTCCGGCCGTGCGTCAGGACGAACGCAGTCCGTCGAGCACGATGTCGATGTAGCGACGCCAGTCGCCGGTGCGGCGGTGCACGATCGCGGTGAGGCCGCAGGTGATCGCCAGGATGTCGGCGCCCGCGAGGTCCGGCCGCATGGTGCCGGCCGCCTGGCCCTTCCCGACGAGGTCCATCAGCTCGGCCTCGAGGTCGGCCCGCATCTCGCTCGGCGGCCCCTCGGAGCCGAGGGTGCCCTCGACGACGCTGGCGAACCCGCGGTCCCGGGCCTCCACCTCGCCGATGTGCGTCAGCAACAGGTGCAGCGCCTCGAGCGGTGCGTCCTGGGCCGTCTCGCGGCAGGAGGTGCGGTAGTACTCCACGATCTCGCCGAACCGCTGCTGCGCGGCCGCCTCGATCATGGCTTCCTTCGTGGGGAAGTGGCGGTAGAGCGTGCCGATGCCGACGCCGGCACGGTGGGCCACCTCGTCCATCGAGACGCTGTCCCCTCCCTCGGCGAAGAGCGCCCGTGCGGCGGCCAGCACCTTGGCGCGGTTGCGCTCGGCATCCGCGCGGCGCGGCCGGGGAGCGTCGTCGGGCCTGGACGGCGACATTGAAGCGGAGCTAGTCATGCGGAATCTCCTTCCACTTAAACCATACGTGGTCCGGCGCGCCCCGAGGAGGCTCGGGGCGGCGGCACCGACGGGCGGCGCCCCGCCGACGGGTCCGGCTCTCGAGTCCGCCGTGGGGTCTGCTGTCGAGTCCGCCGTCGGGTCCGTCGGCGTGATCCGGGTGGGCGGTCCCACAGAATTCAACTTCTTCGAATGAGCGGTGATGCCAGTCACATGCGACGTCAGTCACATGTACTGAATATGACACTCGGGTCGTTCTGCATGGATCTTCTGAAAGCGCCAGGCCGCCCTGCCGCGAGGTGTGTCAATTCTTTGAAAAGTCCTCCAAGGAGAGGCAAAGTCAGTGACAGGGAATGTCGCCGGAAGCCCCTGCTTTTACGAAACCGCAACAACCTCTTCATCCTGGGGGTCCGTGGAACTCGAACCGATGCATGTAGGTTCTTTATCGATATCTGGTTCGAGTCATGAAGTGGGTCAACCGGACGGGGGAGATGTGAATCACGGTTCGCTGGGGATGCTTTCAGAGCCTCGCATGATAGAGGGGAGTGTGCCGGAGCAGACGCGAAGGACGGCTGGAATGTCCGACTGTTGGCGCATTCTTGTCGTGGACGACGATTCCGCCGGCGCGGAGTCCTTAGTCTGCCGACTGCGCCGGCACGGCCATCAGGCGATCAGTACGGCCAAGGGCAGCACCGCCCTGGAGGCGCACGACGATGTCGACCTGGTCCTGCTGGACCTCGAACTTCCCGACCTGGACGGCCTGGAGGTCTGCCGGGCCATCCGCGCGGTGAGCAGCGTCCCGATCATCGTCGTCACCGCCCGCGAGTCCGAACTCGACTGTGTGCTGGGTCTCCAGGCCGGCGCGGACGACTATGTGGTCAAGCCCTACGGCTTCCGGGAGCTGATGGCGCGCATGGAGGCCGTCATGCGTCGCACGCGCTCCGCCCAGTGGCCCACGGCCAGGGAGATACTGCACGGCCCGCTCCGGATAGACCTGGACTCCCGCGAGGTCAGCGTGGACGGCCGCAGGGTCGAGACCACCCGCAAGGAATTCGACCTGCTGCGGCTTCTCGCCTCCCATCCGGGAGCCGTCGTTCCGCGCAAGCGAATCCTCCAGCAGGTGTGGGGGGATTCATGGTCACGTCGCACCATCGACACGCATGTCAGCAGCTTGCGCGGCAAACTCGGCGGAAGTGGCTGGATCATCACCGTCCGCGGAGTCGGATTCAAACTCGGAGACGGATGAATTCTTGCCTCCCTGCACATGGGGCGAGAGAAACCGAACAGCGGAAACGGAAACGAGGATTCAGCATGAGTAATCCATTCCCCGTGATCGACGCGCTCATCGACGAGCCCGTCACCCTGATCAACGCCTTCACCGTGCCGGTGGACGAGGCCGAGCGGTTCCTGCACCGGTGGAAGGACAACGCCCGCATCATGGCCCGGCAGCCGGGGTTTCTCCAGGCCCGGATGTACCGCTCCCTGGTCGACGACGTGGAGCTGCGCTTCATCAACGTGGCCGAGTGGGAGTCCGGGAAGGCCCTGGACGCGGCGCGCGCCAACCCTGAGTTCCGCGCGTCGGCGCTGCGGATCGTCGACGACCCCGACCTGCACGTCACTCCGCGGCCGGTCGTCTACCAGGTCGCCCTCGAGGTGCAGCCGGGCGACCTGTTGTGACCCAGGGCTGAGCCCGGCAACCGTCCCACCAGCGTGGTCGGTTGCCGGGCCGGGCAGGGCCGGAGCGGTTCGGTCGGAAGCGCCTTGGCCCGACGGGACGGGACCTCAGTCCCGTACGCAGTGGTGCCGCGACCTGTCACGCGGGCGCGGACGGCGCTCGGCCGCCGGCGCGGCGGCGGAGCACCGACGGATCGACGCCAGGAGCCGGTCGACATCGGCGGTGGAGTGCGAGAACGAGGTCACGAAGCGCACGACCCCCGGCTCCCAGCGGTCGTGGTAGAAGGCGTACCCCTCCGCGAGGAGCTCCTCGACGACCGGCCGGGCGAGCGCGCAGAAGACCATGTTCATCTCCGGCTCGCTGCCGAGCTCGACGCCCGGCATCCCCTTCAGGCCGTCCCAGAGCCGGGACGCCAGGGCGTTCGCCCGGCCGGCATTGCGCAGCCACAGGCCGTCGGACAGATAGGCGTCGAGCTGTGCGGCGTGGAAGCGGGCCTTCGCGGGAAGCTGTCCGGCACGCTTGACGCGGGCGGCGAGCTCGACGGAGGCGGAGGGGTGGAAGGAGATGACCGCATCGGCGGTCATCGTCCCGTTCTTCGTGGTGCCGAACGACAGCACGTCGATCCCGGCCTTCCAGCTCATCTCGGCCGGACTGGCCCCGAAACGGCTCAGGGCATTGGCGAACCGCGCCCCGTCCATGTGCACCCCGAGGCCGGCGGACTTGGCGTGCAGGCTCAGTACGCGGATCTCCTCCAGCGTGTAGGCGCCACCGCTCTCCGTGCCCTGGCTGATGCTCAGCACCGAGGGCCGCATGCCGTGCACGTCACCGGCGCGACGCCGCAGCTCGTGCTGCAGGGAATCGGGGTCGATCTTGCCCCCGGCACCGGGGACGGCGACGAGCTTGGAGCCGCCCGTGAAGAACTCGGCGGCCCCGCATTCGTCGTTGTCGATGTGGCTGTCGGGGTGGCACAGGATGCTCCCCCACGGGCGCGAAAGAGACGACAGCGCAAGGCCGTTGGCGGCGGTACCGGAAGAGACCAGGAAGACGTCCACATCCCGCTCGAAGACCTCCCCGAGGCGGCGACGGACGGAGTCGGTGAAGGAATCCGCGCCGTACGGCATGGCGTGGCCCGCCGCAGCCGCCGTGACCGCTTCCAGGACCTCCGGAGACGCGCCGAAGGTGTTGTCGCTCAGGAAGTTCCGGCCGGCGACGTCGGCGGGGTGCGTGTCACTCATCCCGTGTCCAGGTGTCGTTGCCGGTGAGCAGCTGGCCCAGGTCGCCCTTCCCGTACCGCTCCACCGCCGTCTCCAGCTGGTCGGCCATCAGGGTGTCGTAGACCGGGCGGTCGACCGAGCGGAAGACGCCGATGGGGGTCTGGTGCAGGGTGTCCGGGTCGGCGAGGCGGGAGAGCGCGAACGCGGTGGTGGGGGTGGCGGCGTGGGCGTCGTGGACGAGGATCCGCGACTCGTTGTCGGGGGTGACGGTGACGACCTTCAGGTCGCCGGTGGCGGGGTCGCGGACGACGCCCTTGGCGTTGTCGGTGCCGAAGCGGATGGGCCGGCCGTGTTCGAGGCGGATGACCGCCTCCTGGGCCTGGTCCTTGTCCTTGAGGGCCTCGAAGGCGCCGTCGTTGAAGATGTTGCAGTTCTGGTAGATCTCCACCAGGGCGGTGCCGTTGTGTGCGGAGGCCTGGCGGAGCACCTCGGTGAGGTGCTTGCGGTCGGAGTCGACGGTGCGGGCCACGAAGGACGCCTCCGCGCCCAGCGCGAGGGAGACGGGGTTGAAGGGGGCGTCGAGGGAGCCCATCGGCGTGGATTTGGTGATCTTGCCGAGCTCGCTGGTGGGGGAGTACTGGCCCTTGGTGAGGCCGTAGATCCGGTTGTTGAAGAGCAGGATCTTGAGGTTGACGTTGCGGCGCAGGGCGTGGATGAGGTGGTTGCCGCCGATGGACAGGGCGTCGCCGTCGCCGGTGACGACCCAGACGGACAGGTCGCGGCGGGAGGTGGCCAGGCCGGTGGCGATGGCGGGGGCGCGGCCGTGGATGGAGTGCATCCCGTAGGTGTTCATGTAGTACGGGAAGCGGGAGGAGCAGCCGATGCCGGAGACGAAGACGATGTTCTCGCGTGCCAGGCCGAGCTCGGGCATGAAGCCCTGCACGGCGGCCAGGACCGCGTAGTCACCGCAGCCGGGGCACCAGCGGACCTCCTGGTCGGACTTGAAGTCCTTCATGGACTGGGCGGCCTCGGCCTTGGGGACCAGGTGCAGGAGCGGCTCGGTGGGCTCAGGCATCGATGGCCTCCTTGAGGGCGGCGGCGAGCTGTTCGGCCTTGAACGGCATGCCGTTGACCTGGGTGTGGCTGCGGGCGTCGACCAGGTACGTCGCCCGGACGAGGGTGGCCAGCTGGCCGAGGTTCATCTCGGGGATGACGACCTTCTCGTACCGCTTCAGGATCTCGCCGAGGTTTGTCGGGAAGGGGTTGAGGTGGCGCAGGTGGGCCTGGGCGATGGGCCCGCCCTCCCGGCGGATGCGGCGCACCGCGGCGGTGATCGGCCCGTAGGTGGAGCCCCAGCCCAGCACGAGAGTGGTGGCGCCGTCGGGGTCGTCGACCTCCAGGTCCGGCACGGCGATGTTGTCGATCTTGGCCTGGCGGGTGCGGACCATGAACTCGTGGTTGGCCGGGTCGTACGAGATGTTGCCGGTGCCGTCCTGCTTCTCGATGCCGCCGATGCGGTGCTCCAGGCCCGGGGTGCCGGGCACCGCCCACGGCCGGGCCAGGGTCTCCGGGTCGCGCTTGTAGGGCCAGAACACCTCGGTGCCATCGTCCAGGGTGTGGTTCGGGCCGGTGGCGAAGGGGGTCGTCAGGTCGGGCAGCTCCTCGACGTCCGGGATCCGCCACGGCTCGGAGCCGTTCGCCAGATAGCCGTCCGACAGCAGGAACACGGGCGTGCGGTAGGTCAGCGCGATCCGGGCGGCCTCCAGCGCCGCGTCGAAGCAGTCCGCCGGCGTCTTCGGGGCCACGACCGGCACCGGCGCCTCGCCGTTGCGGCCGTACATGGCCTGCAGCAGATCGGCCTGCTCCGTCTTCGTCGGCAGACCGGTGGAGGGTCCGCCGCGCTGGATGTCGACGATCAGCAGCGGCAGCTCCAGCGACACCGCCAGCCCGATCGTCTCGGACTTGAGCGCCACACCGGGTCCGGACGTCGTCGTCACCGCAAGCGAACCACCGAAGGCGGCGCCGAGCGCGGCGCCGATGCCGGCGATCTCGTCCTCGGCCTGGAAGGTCCGCACGCCGAAGTTCTTGTGCTTGGACAGCTCGTGCAGGATGTCCGAGGCCGGGGTGATGGGGTAGGAGCCCAGGTAGAGCGGCAGGTCGGCCTGCCGGCTCGCGGCGATCAGGCCGTACGAGAGAGCCAGGTTCCCGGAGATGTTGCGGTAGGTGCCGGTGGGGAAGGCGCGGGTGGCGGGGGCGACCTCGTAGGAGACGGCGAAGTCCTCGGTGGTCTCGCCGAAGTTCCAGCCGGCCCTAAAGGCGACGATGTTGGCCTCGGCGATCTCGGGCTTCTTGGCGAACTTGGTGCGCAGGAAGGTCTCGGTGGCCTCGGTGGGGCGGTGGTACATCCAGGACAGCAGCCCGAGCGCGAACATGTTCTTGGAGCGTTCGGCCTCCTTGCGGGACAGGCCGAAGTCCTTCAGCGCCTCCAGGGTGAGGGTCGTCAGCGGCACGGGGTGGACCCGGTAGCCGTCCAGCGAGCCGTCTTCGAGGGGGGAGGTGGCGTAGCCGACCTTGGCCATGGCGCGTTTGGCGAATTCGTCGGTGTTGACGATGATCTCGCCGCCGCGGGGTACGTCGGCGATGTTGGCCTTGAGGGCGGCGGGGTTCATGGCGACCAGGACGTTGGGGGCGTCGCCGGGGGTCAGGATGTCGTGGTCGGCGAAGTGGAGCTGGAAGGAGGAGACGCCCGGCAGGGTTCCGGCGGGGGCGCGGATCTCGGCGGGGAAGTTGGGCAGGGTGGAGAGGTCGTTCCCGAAGGATGCCGTCTCCGAGGTGAAGCGGTCGCCCGTGAGCTGCATGCCGTCGCCGGAGTCACCCGCGAAACGGATGACCACCCGGTCGAGTCTGTGGATCTCTTTGCCGAGGACCGGCATCAGGGAATCTCCTTATGGGGGGAGGCGGAGGGGGTCAGCTCGCCGTGGCGAGGACGACAGCGGCCGCGAACGAGGGGGTGGGTGCGGCCAGGTCGTGGAAGGTGAAGTCCTGTATCGCGGCGGGGACTTCGGACACTCCGACGTACGGGTCGGTGACCCCGTACGCGAGTCCCGCCCCCGTCGCCTTCAGGTACGCCTCCTTGCGCGTCCACACCCGGGCCAGGGCCCCGGGGCGGTCCGCGTCCGGCAGCGCGCGCAGGGCGTGCTGCTCGCGCGGGTGCAGGGCGGGCAGCAGCTCTTCGGTGATGTCCGGCCGGGGGACGCCTTCGACGTCGGCGCCCACCGTGACCCCCGATACGGCGATCAGGGCGAGCCCGCCGCTGTGCGAGAGCGAGAAGTGGGGGCCGCCGCCGGCCAGGGCGGGCCGTCCGTGGGGCTCGCCGCAGCAGGGGCAGTCCTCGCGTACCAGGCTCACCGACTCGGGTGCGAGTCCGGTGTACCCGCTCAGGACCAGGCGGAGGCCGATGTGCGCGGCCCGGTAGCGGTGCCGGTCGCCGGGGCGGCGCAGCCGGGCGGAGCGCTCGCGTTCCGCCGTGCTCAGCGGCGCCCGCTCGGCCGCCACCGGGTGGCCGCCCACGACCTCCCGGTCCGTGTCCAGCCACCACAGGGCCACGTCCCCGCCCCGTGGGGGCGGGCCCGGCTCCGGGGGCGTGTCGTCGAGCGCGTGGTACTGGAAGGGGGCACACGCGGGCGAGGGGGCGTGTGCGAGCTCAGGCATCGGCGCCGGTCCCGGCGAGCTCGCGGATGGTGGGCGTGCGGAACAGGTCCCGCAGCGGTACGGCCGGCAGTCCGCGGTTGCGCAGTGCGGCGCTGATCCGTACCGCGAGCAGGGAGTTGCCGCCGAGCTCGAAGAAGTCGTCGTCGAGTCCGACCGGGGTGCCCAGTACGGTCGACCAGATGTCCTGGAGCACCGCGGCGGTTCCCTGCTCCCCGGTGGAGGCCGGTGCGGGGGCGGGAACGGTGCGGGCGGGTTCCGGCAGCCGGGCGGCGTCGAGCTTGCCGTTGGTGGTCAGCGGCAGGGAGTCGAGCGCGGTGACGGTCGCGGGGAGCATGTAGCCGGGCAGGACGGTCGCGGCTCGCTTGCGCACGCCGACGGTGTCCAGGTCCGCAGGGACGACGTAGGCGTCGAGGCGGGCGGTGGCGGGGTCGTCCGGGTTCTCGCGGCGCACGATCACGGCCGCCGCGCGGACGTCCGGGTCCTCCAGGAGGACGGAACGGATCTCGTCGAGCTCGATGCGGAAGCCGCGGATCTTCACCTGGCTGTCGATGCGTCCCAGGTGTTCCAGGGTGCCGTCGGGGCGCAGCCGGCCGAGGTCGCCGCTGTGGTACCGGCGGCCGTCCCGGTCGGCTGCCACCCCGTCGGCCGTGAACCCGTCGGCCGCGAACCCGTCGGCCGCGAACCCGTCGGCCGCGAACCGGTCGGCCGCGAACGGGTCGGCGGTGAACCGGGCGGCGGTGAACCCGTCGGCCGCGAACCGGTCGGCCGCGAACGGGTCGGCGGTGAACCGGGCGGCGGTGAGCTCGGGTTGGCCGAGGTAGCCGAGGGCCACGCCCGCGCCGCCGACGAGGATCTCTCCGGTGACGCCGGGCGGGACGAGCCGGCCGCGCGCGTCCGTCACGTACAGGTGCCAGCCGGGCAGCGCCGGACCGACGGACTTCGAGCCGGCGAGGGCCAGCTCCCGGGTCAGGGTCTGCGCGGTGACGTGCACGGTGGTCTCGGTGATGCCGAACATGTTGACCATGCGGCACTCGTCCTCCGGGTGCCGGTCGAACCAGCGCAGCAGCATGCGGGCGTCCAGCGGCTCGCCGCCGAAGACGACCAGCCGGACGGCGAGCCGGGCGTGGTCGGTCTCCAGGAGCTGGGAGAAGGCGGAGGGCGTCTGGCTGAGGACGGTGACCCGCTCGCGCTCCAGCAGGTCGCGGAACTCCCCGGGTTCGCGGGAGACGAGGTACGGCACGACGACGAGCCGTCCTCCGGTCAGCAGGCAGCCCCAGATCTCCCAGACGGAGAAGTCGAACGCGCCGGAGTGGAAGAAGGTCCACACGTCGGCCGGGCCGAGACCGTACTCGTCGCGGGTCGCGTCGATGAGCGCGACGACGTTGCGGTGCGGCACGACGACGCCCTTGGGGCGGCCGGTGGAGCCCGAGGTGTAGATGACGTACGCCGGGTCGTCGGGGCCCGCGGCGCCCGCCGGTTCGGCGAGGCCGGGCGCGTCGCCCGAGGCGAGCAGGTCGTCGGGAGCGACGGGGGTGCCCGCCTCGGCGGGGTACTCCGCGAGCCGGGTGATCGCCAGGTCGAGGCCGGCGTCCCGCGCCGTGTGGGCGAGCCGGTCGGCCGGGTAGGCCGGGTCCGTGGGCACGTACGCCGCACCCGCCTTCAGTACGCCGAGCATGGCCACCACGAGTTCGGCGGTCCGCTCCAGGCAGATGCCGACCCGGTCGCCCGGGGTCACCCCGTGCGCCACCAGGCCCCGGGCCAGCCGGTCGGCCTGCCGGTCGAGTTCGCGGTAGGTGAGGGACGTCGTCCCGTCGTCGACCGCCGGGGCGTCCGGGCGGGCGGCGGCCACCCGCGCGAAGGCGTCGACGAGCCGCTCCGGTACGCCGGTCAGGGCGCCGTCCGGCCGGCCGAGGGCCGCCACCCGCTCGCGCTCGGCGGCGTCGAGGAGCTCGACGTCGTCGGTGGGGATCTCCGGGGTCTCGGCGAACTGGCGCAGGACGTGGGCCAGGTGGCGCAGGAACCCCTCGACGGTCTCGGGAGCGAGGTGGCTGCGGCGGAACGCGGCCCAGAGCCTGCTGCCGGTCGGCTCCCCGCCCTCCTCCGCCGCCTCGGACGGCAGCACGGCGAGGGTCAGCGGGAACGGCGGAGCGAGGCAGGGCAGGTACTCGCCCGCGTACTTCTCCGTGTTCGCGGCCGGGGCCGCGGGCTCGATCAGACCCGCGGTCACCGGGTGCTCCGACGGCACCGGTACGGCGGCACGCAGCGCGGCGAGCGAGGCGTCGCCGGGGAGCGCGTGGGCGAGGGCGCCGCGCCGGTCACTGGCGACGGTGACGACACCGGTGGCGCCGTGCCCCTCGTAGCGGTGCATGGTCAGGGCGAGGGCGGCGAGCAGCACGGCCGGGTCCGCCGTACCCGGCAGGTCGTCGGACAGGT
The DNA window shown above is from Streptomyces vietnamensis and carries:
- a CDS encoding FAD-dependent monooxygenase; translated protein: MENFNADVIIVGGGPTGLMLAGELGLNGVSSIVLERLTEPIRQSRALGFSARTIEEFDQRGLLSRLGDVQVIPVGHFGGVPLDYRVVEGGSYGARGIPQSRTEAMLGGWAAEQGAEVRRGHTVTGLDSDDQGVTVAFDTAEGPSSLRARYVVGCDGGRSTVRRLAGIDFPGTDAAIELRLADVSGVQLRPRFSGERVPGGMVMVLPLGPDHNRIVYYDRAEPLRESREPLAFDEVAEAFERLTGEDIHEAKPLWVSSTTDASRQAAEYRRGRVFLAGDAAHIHLPIGAQGMSAGVQDAVNLGWKLALDIKGKAPEGLLDTYHSERHPVGARILANTLAQRFLYLGGDEIKPLLDVFTELTAYEDVQRHLVGMVTGLDIRHEVGPGDHPLLGRRLDNQEVVLKDRKTTNFELLHPGRGVLFDLADDPELRRIGAGWADRVDTVTADRHNCDIPLDGFLVRPDGYVAWVSTAGSREQGLTDALARWFGPAA
- a CDS encoding antibiotic biosynthesis monooxygenase family protein gives rise to the protein MPNIATEDRHLTVLNLFSTDAAEKQTRLLGAMREIVDAAAYPGWISSTVHSGQDRFGTANFIQWRSGEDLEKRYAGDEFQHRTWPLFSEITTSIRLLQTEIAFAQRHPSLGGVTEISPDRDDYTVIEVFLVADENQADLVEALGQDQEWLVDVEGYRSHSVLRGLAARGVEGAFVVAYSQWNDKESYDAFRAVPTAEQPAARQKAQARVDSLATSSDWNSYRVVHTRSAGK
- a CDS encoding TetR/AcrR family transcriptional regulator, which encodes MTSSASMSPSRPDDAPRPRRADAERNRAKVLAAARALFAEGGDSVSMDEVAHRAGVGIGTLYRHFPTKEAMIEAAAQQRFGEIVEYYRTSCRETAQDAPLEALHLLLTHIGEVEARDRGFASVVEGTLGSEGPPSEMRADLEAELMDLVGKGQAAGTMRPDLAGADILAITCGLTAIVHRRTGDWRRYIDIVLDGLRSS
- a CDS encoding response regulator transcription factor; this translates as MDDDSAGAESLVCRLRRHGHQAISTAKGSTALEAHDDVDLVLLDLELPDLDGLEVCRAIRAVSSVPIIVVTARESELDCVLGLQAGADDYVVKPYGFRELMARMEAVMRRTRSAQWPTAREILHGPLRIDLDSREVSVDGRRVETTRKEFDLLRLLASHPGAVVPRKRILQQVWGDSWSRRTIDTHVSSLRGKLGGSGWIITVRGVGFKLGDG
- a CDS encoding antibiotic biosynthesis monooxygenase family protein, with translation MSNPFPVIDALIDEPVTLINAFTVPVDEAERFLHRWKDNARIMARQPGFLQARMYRSLVDDVELRFINVAEWESGKALDAARANPEFRASALRIVDDPDLHVTPRPVVYQVALEVQPGDLL
- a CDS encoding threonine aldolase family protein; the encoded protein is MSDTHPADVAGRNFLSDNTFGASPEVLEAVTAAAAGHAMPYGADSFTDSVRRRLGEVFERDVDVFLVSSGTAANGLALSSLSRPWGSILCHPDSHIDNDECGAAEFFTGGSKLVAVPGAGGKIDPDSLQHELRRRAGDVHGMRPSVLSISQGTESGGAYTLEEIRVLSLHAKSAGLGVHMDGARFANALSRFGASPAEMSWKAGIDVLSFGTTKNGTMTADAVISFHPSASVELAARVKRAGQLPAKARFHAAQLDAYLSDGLWLRNAGRANALASRLWDGLKGMPGVELGSEPEMNMVFCALARPVVEELLAEGYAFYHDRWEPGVVRFVTSFSHSTADVDRLLASIRRCSAAAPAAERRPRPRDRSRHHCVRD
- a CDS encoding 2-oxoacid:ferredoxin oxidoreductase subunit beta, with product MPEPTEPLLHLVPKAEAAQSMKDFKSDQEVRWCPGCGDYAVLAAVQGFMPELGLARENIVFVSGIGCSSRFPYYMNTYGMHSIHGRAPAIATGLATSRRDLSVWVVTGDGDALSIGGNHLIHALRRNVNLKILLFNNRIYGLTKGQYSPTSELGKITKSTPMGSLDAPFNPVSLALGAEASFVARTVDSDRKHLTEVLRQASAHNGTALVEIYQNCNIFNDGAFEALKDKDQAQEAVIRLEHGRPIRFGTDNAKGVVRDPATGDLKVVTVTPDNESRILVHDAHAATPTTAFALSRLADPDTLHQTPIGVFRSVDRPVYDTLMADQLETAVERYGKGDLGQLLTGNDTWTRDE
- a CDS encoding 2-oxoacid:acceptor oxidoreductase subunit alpha, which produces MPVLGKEIHRLDRVVIRFAGDSGDGMQLTGDRFTSETASFGNDLSTLPNFPAEIRAPAGTLPGVSSFQLHFADHDILTPGDAPNVLVAMNPAALKANIADVPRGGEIIVNTDEFAKRAMAKVGYATSPLEDGSLDGYRVHPVPLTTLTLEALKDFGLSRKEAERSKNMFALGLLSWMYHRPTEATETFLRTKFAKKPEIAEANIVAFRAGWNFGETTEDFAVSYEVAPATRAFPTGTYRNISGNLALSYGLIAASRQADLPLYLGSYPITPASDILHELSKHKNFGVRTFQAEDEIAGIGAALGAAFGGSLAVTTTSGPGVALKSETIGLAVSLELPLLIVDIQRGGPSTGLPTKTEQADLLQAMYGRNGEAPVPVVAPKTPADCFDAALEAARIALTYRTPVFLLSDGYLANGSEPWRIPDVEELPDLTTPFATGPNHTLDDGTEVFWPYKRDPETLARPWAVPGTPGLEHRIGGIEKQDGTGNISYDPANHEFMVRTRQAKIDNIAVPDLEVDDPDGATTLVLGWGSTYGPITAAVRRIRREGGPIAQAHLRHLNPFPTNLGEILKRYEKVVIPEMNLGQLATLVRATYLVDARSHTQVNGMPFKAEQLAAALKEAIDA
- a CDS encoding 4'-phosphopantetheinyl transferase family protein, with amino-acid sequence MPELAHAPSPACAPFQYHALDDTPPEPGPPPRGGDVALWWLDTDREVVGGHPVAAERAPLSTAERERSARLRRPGDRHRYRAAHIGLRLVLSGYTGLAPESVSLVREDCPCCGEPHGRPALAGGGPHFSLSHSGGLALIAVSGVTVGADVEGVPRPDITEELLPALHPREQHALRALPDADRPGALARVWTRKEAYLKATGAGLAYGVTDPYVGVSEVPAAIQDFTFHDLAAPTPSFAAAVVLATAS